One window from the genome of Haliaeetus albicilla chromosome 26, bHalAlb1.1, whole genome shotgun sequence encodes:
- the ZDHHC12 gene encoding palmitoyltransferase ZDHHC12, with protein MGAGGLWVRTAHTALSGGLALGLFLHRTDFQKQEERGELLQPLIFVLLVLCSVLLYFKVSLMDPGFVKAEEEAKAGKSEEQSMVIAQVPTHIKMRRCGYCMVKQPMRAKHCQLCQHCVRRYDHHCPWIENCVGENNHPLFIVYLSVQLIVLLWGGHVAWSGLYFEQSWDWLQHNIFLLMSFLLIVIFTIVVLLLLMSHLYLISCNTTTWEFMSHHRISYLRHSELENPFDQGVVLNFWKFFCSCHLTTWEKIYFHRNDEPV; from the exons ATGGGTGCCGGCGGGCTGTGGGTGAGGACGGCGCACACAGCCCTCAGCGGGGGCTTGGCGCTGGGGCTCTTCCTGCACCGCACAG attttcaaaagcaagaggAGCgcggggagctgctgcagccactGATCTTCGTCTTACTGGTTTTGTGCTCTGTCCTGCTGTACTTTAAGGTGTCTCTCATGGATCCGGGTTTTGTTAAGGCTGAAGAGGAAGCAAAG gCAGGCAAGAGTGAAGAACAAAGTATGGTGATAGCCCAAGTTCCAACTCATATTAAGATGCGGCGTTGTGGTTACTGCATGGTGAAG caACCAATGCGAGCCAAGCACTGCCAGCTGTGCCAACACTGTGTACGGCGTTATGACCATCACTGTCCCTGGATTGAGAACTGTGTAGGAGAGAATAATCACCCCCTCTTCATAGTCTACTTGAGTGTGCAGCTTATAGTTCTGCTGTGGGGAGGTCACGTTGCTTG GTCAGGCCTCTACTTTGAACAGTCCTGGGACTGGCTGCAGCACAACATATTCCTCCTCATGTCCTTCCTCCTGATAGTCATATTCACCATTgttgtcctgctgctgcttatgTCACACCTCTATCTGATCTCATGCAACACCACCACCTGGGAATTCATGTCACATCATCGCATCTCCTACCTGCGACACTCTGAGTTGGAGAATCCCTTTGACCAAGGGGTAGTCCTCAATTTCTGGAAATTCTTCTGTTCATGCCACCTCACTACATGGGAGAAAATCTACTTTCACAGGAACGATGAGCCTGTCTAG